Proteins encoded together in one Pseudomonas sp. ADAK13 window:
- a CDS encoding LysR family transcriptional regulator, with translation MINLKQIEAFYWTLKLGTLQRAATQLFLTQSAVTKRLQALEKQACLPLFEAAGPKAHLSAKGAELLEACEGLIDSLARLDGLRGASRHALRTVRMGLTELVTVTWFSDFAARVKAVHPEVALHPDVDLSASLQRKLLDGELDLVVIPQDYVTPAMAAIDLQSVEFTWLAPAGLALHARSLSLKELAQWPVIVQGAHSGITQRCEQLFARAGIEFNRVYGSNSLFALVALIRAGVGVSCLPRGLFGDEIRRGELQEMLLDTPPEPVNYQLAFLKHGHLGLTASLAELASQCAAAHTNR, from the coding sequence ATGATTAACCTCAAGCAGATTGAAGCGTTCTACTGGACCTTGAAACTCGGCACGTTGCAGCGTGCGGCCACGCAGTTGTTCCTCACCCAGTCGGCGGTCACCAAGCGGTTGCAGGCGCTGGAAAAACAGGCGTGCCTGCCGCTGTTCGAAGCCGCGGGGCCCAAGGCGCACTTGAGTGCCAAAGGCGCCGAATTGCTGGAGGCCTGTGAAGGTTTGATCGACAGCCTGGCCAGGCTTGACGGACTGCGCGGAGCATCGCGGCACGCCCTGCGCACGGTGCGCATGGGGCTCACGGAACTGGTGACGGTGACCTGGTTTTCGGACTTTGCGGCGCGGGTGAAAGCAGTTCACCCGGAGGTGGCCTTGCACCCGGATGTTGACCTTTCGGCGTCGCTGCAAAGGAAGTTGCTGGATGGCGAGCTGGACCTGGTGGTGATCCCGCAGGACTACGTGACGCCGGCAATGGCGGCGATCGATTTGCAATCCGTCGAATTCACCTGGTTGGCACCGGCGGGCCTGGCGTTGCATGCGCGCTCGCTGTCCCTCAAGGAGCTCGCGCAGTGGCCCGTTATTGTCCAGGGCGCGCACTCGGGGATCACCCAGCGTTGCGAGCAGTTGTTTGCCCGGGCGGGGATCGAGTTCAACCGGGTGTATGGCAGCAACAGCCTGTTCGCGCTGGTGGCGTTGATCCGCGCCGGGGTCGGGGTCAGTTGCTTACCCCGAGGGCTGTTTGGCGATGAGATCCGGCGTGGCGAACTCCAGGAAATGCTCCTGGATACCCCGCCCGAGCCGGTCAACTATCAACTGGCCTTCCTCAAGCATGGCCACCTCGGCCTGACTGCCTCCCTGGCAGAGCTGGCCAGCCAGTGCGCGGCGGCTCACACAAACCGCTGA
- a CDS encoding LysR family transcriptional regulator codes for MATFKQLEALIAVVDHGTFEGAATRLGLVQSAITRQIQELEHWLGFPLFDRSGRNAKPTLMAAEVVTHARQVLLQRDIVSSCLISPEVLSRKLRIGITELSALTWLPRLIKAISTHYPKVRIEPEVELSVRLHGLLMAGQVDVIVVPDAFSSNGLVKVALDEVHNSWFCAPGLLDHQRPLALEDLTRYTLLTQGKLSGSGLLVDRWLATRHASPQAHIPCSSLAALVGLTVSGLGVTYLPDSTAAPYLASGQLVRLCVEPPLPSTPYVALARADSYSPFQRHVIELIRTHCDLHHPYQREGLEHD; via the coding sequence GTGGCCACCTTCAAACAGCTGGAAGCATTGATTGCCGTGGTCGATCACGGCACCTTCGAGGGTGCTGCCACGCGCCTGGGGCTGGTGCAGTCGGCGATCACCCGGCAGATCCAGGAACTGGAGCACTGGCTGGGTTTCCCGCTGTTCGACCGCAGCGGGCGCAACGCCAAACCGACCCTGATGGCCGCCGAAGTCGTGACCCACGCCCGGCAGGTGCTGCTGCAACGCGACATCGTCAGCAGTTGCCTGATCAGCCCCGAGGTGTTGAGCCGCAAACTGCGTATCGGCATCACCGAACTGAGCGCCCTGACCTGGCTGCCGCGCCTGATCAAGGCAATTTCGACCCACTATCCCAAGGTCCGCATCGAGCCGGAAGTGGAGCTCAGCGTGCGCCTGCACGGGTTGCTGATGGCGGGCCAGGTGGACGTGATCGTGGTGCCGGATGCCTTCAGCTCGAACGGCCTGGTCAAGGTTGCGCTGGATGAGGTGCACAACAGCTGGTTCTGTGCCCCGGGTTTGCTCGACCACCAGCGCCCGCTGGCCCTGGAAGACCTGACCCGCTACACCCTGCTCACCCAGGGCAAACTCTCAGGCTCGGGGTTGCTGGTAGACCGCTGGCTCGCCACCCGGCACGCCAGCCCCCAGGCGCATATTCCCTGCAGCAGCCTGGCCGCGCTGGTCGGCCTGACCGTCTCGGGGCTCGGCGTCACCTACCTGCCCGACTCCACCGCGGCGCCCTACCTGGCGAGCGGGCAACTGGTGCGGCTGTGTGTCGAGCCGCCGCTGCCGTCGACACCCTATGTGGCGCTCGCCCGGGCCGACAGCTACAGCCCGTTCCAGCGGCATGTCATCGAGTTGATACGGACCCATTGCGACCTGCACCACCCCTATCAGCGGGAGGGCCTTGAGCATGATTAA
- a CDS encoding MFS transporter: MNADSKPASGFRWVVAALFFLAYMVAGADRANIGVVVPFIKQEYHLSNTDIGALASLFYLTYAIVQIPAGYLFGKYGIRKLLTGSLVLTSLATLLIGFTSSVLQLKLARALLGAAEGPINIGIVSIINRWFPPSEKGLATGIFMSSIKFAPAFVPPLCAWIVHLYGWREVFYFFAVPGFFVALLWWWLVKDDPADSPYVSPSEVRHIQGTEVHGQVVARPMVRMPAWVDRLIRSRDVKPLADNKSILASWNVWACAFGYFMMVGITYSIMTWIPTYLITVKQFSVITMGAVASAPWVGAVIGNLLGGWLSDRVFDKRRKPAMLISSLATVVMMFVLLHSPSDPALLAAVFLLAGVLLNIGFSTFLVYPMGLATKDRVPFAASIVNTGGSLGGAFAPFVVGLLLDNFSWDYVFGFLGVCSLITFATVLTMIEPRPAARAHDHREPLASPLAHAKP; encoded by the coding sequence ATGAACGCGGATTCGAAGCCTGCCAGCGGCTTTCGCTGGGTTGTGGCGGCCCTGTTTTTCCTGGCCTATATGGTTGCCGGCGCCGACCGCGCGAACATCGGTGTGGTGGTGCCTTTCATCAAGCAGGAATACCACCTCAGCAACACCGACATCGGTGCCCTGGCCAGCCTGTTTTACCTGACCTACGCCATCGTGCAGATTCCCGCCGGCTACCTGTTCGGCAAGTACGGCATCCGCAAGCTGCTCACCGGCTCCCTGGTGCTGACCTCACTGGCCACGCTCTTGATCGGCTTCACCAGCAGCGTGCTGCAACTGAAGCTGGCGCGGGCCTTGTTGGGCGCGGCGGAAGGGCCGATCAATATCGGGATCGTGTCGATCATCAACCGCTGGTTTCCGCCGAGCGAGAAGGGCCTGGCCACCGGTATTTTCATGTCCTCGATCAAGTTCGCGCCGGCCTTTGTACCGCCGTTGTGTGCCTGGATCGTGCACCTGTATGGCTGGCGCGAGGTGTTCTACTTCTTTGCCGTGCCGGGGTTCTTTGTCGCGCTGCTGTGGTGGTGGCTGGTCAAGGATGACCCGGCGGACAGCCCGTATGTATCGCCCAGTGAAGTGCGGCATATCCAGGGCACCGAGGTGCACGGGCAGGTGGTGGCCAGGCCCATGGTGCGCATGCCTGCATGGGTCGACAGGCTGATTCGCAGCCGCGACGTCAAACCCCTGGCCGACAACAAAAGCATCCTGGCGTCGTGGAATGTGTGGGCCTGCGCGTTCGGCTATTTCATGATGGTGGGCATTACCTATTCGATCATGACCTGGATCCCGACCTACCTGATCACCGTCAAACAGTTTTCGGTGATCACCATGGGCGCGGTGGCGTCGGCCCCGTGGGTGGGCGCGGTGATCGGCAACCTGCTGGGTGGCTGGCTGTCGGACCGGGTCTTCGACAAGCGCCGCAAGCCGGCCATGCTGATCAGTTCGCTGGCCACGGTGGTGATGATGTTTGTGCTGCTGCATTCACCGAGCGATCCGGCGTTGCTGGCGGCAGTATTCCTGCTGGCGGGCGTGTTGCTGAATATCGGTTTCTCGACCTTCCTCGTGTACCCCATGGGCCTGGCGACCAAGGACCGGGTGCCGTTTGCCGCCTCCATCGTCAATACCGGCGGCTCGCTGGGCGGGGCCTTCGCGCCGTTCGTGGTCGGCCTGCTGCTGGACAACTTCAGTTGGGACTACGTGTTCGGCTTCCTGGGTGTGTGTTCGCTGATCACCTTCGCCACCGTGCTGACCATGATCGAACCACGGCCCGCTGCGCGTGCGCATGACCACCGCGAGCCCTTGGCATCGCCCCTGGCTCACGCCAAACCCTGA
- a CDS encoding hydroxyacid dehydrogenase: MNDSSRVMQVCRLDLWISPVFDELVCSEANLALQVLAHQGEDPRTLAALSRAHAYHVSAAKDELPRAWFVNEALIAQCPDLLCVSSGGAGFDTVDVDACTRAGIAVVNQAGANAFSVAEHTFGLLLAVVKRIVESDNKLRRERGFSREDLMGEEIHGNTFGLIGLGEIGRRTARIAQGFGLEVLAYDPYLSAEQIRERGAQPVTLEALLGRSDYVSLHCPLNATTHHLMGAEQFAAMKPGAVFVSTARGGIHDEAALFQALNNGHLGGAGLDVWACEPPAQDAPLMTLPNVVATFHTAGVTHGGRRNVARSSAQQIAAMLRGERPAHLLNPEVWERFCERLSQARG; encoded by the coding sequence ATGAACGATTCGTCGCGCGTCATGCAGGTTTGTCGGCTCGATTTATGGATCAGCCCCGTGTTTGACGAGCTCGTTTGCAGCGAGGCCAACCTGGCGCTGCAGGTGCTGGCCCATCAGGGCGAGGACCCGCGCACCCTGGCAGCCCTGAGCCGGGCCCATGCCTACCATGTGTCGGCGGCCAAGGACGAGTTGCCCCGGGCGTGGTTCGTCAACGAGGCGTTGATCGCGCAGTGCCCTGATCTGCTCTGCGTGTCTTCCGGTGGCGCGGGCTTTGATACGGTGGACGTCGATGCCTGCACCCGTGCAGGCATCGCGGTGGTGAACCAGGCGGGCGCCAATGCGTTTTCGGTGGCGGAGCATACCTTCGGTCTGCTGCTGGCAGTGGTCAAGCGCATCGTCGAGTCCGACAACAAGCTGCGCCGCGAACGCGGTTTCAGCCGTGAAGACCTGATGGGCGAAGAGATCCATGGCAACACCTTCGGGCTGATCGGCCTCGGTGAAATCGGCCGGCGCACGGCGCGCATCGCCCAGGGTTTTGGCCTGGAGGTGCTGGCGTACGATCCGTACCTGAGCGCTGAACAAATCCGCGAGCGGGGCGCACAGCCGGTGACCCTGGAGGCGTTGCTGGGGCGCAGTGACTACGTGTCGTTGCACTGCCCGTTGAACGCCACGACTCACCACCTGATGGGGGCCGAACAGTTCGCGGCGATGAAGCCGGGCGCAGTGTTTGTCTCCACCGCCCGGGGCGGCATTCATGACGAAGCGGCGTTGTTCCAGGCCTTGAATAACGGCCACCTCGGTGGCGCCGGCCTCGACGTGTGGGCCTGCGAGCCGCCGGCGCAGGACGCGCCCCTGATGACGCTGCCCAATGTGGTCGCCACCTTCCACACGGCGGGCGTCACCCACGGCGGGCGGCGCAATGTGGCGAGGTCATCGGCGCAACAGATCGCCGCGATGCTGCGGGGCGAGCGCCCGGCGCACCTGCTGAACCCCGAGGTGTGGGAACGGTTCTGTGAACGGCTCAGCCAGGCCAGGGGCTGA
- a CDS encoding LysR family transcriptional regulator produces the protein MKRHFEDLQLGSIELFCLAAEASSFTAAAQIAGVTPAAVSRSISRLEERLGSRLFVRTTRSIRLTDGGRTFFEQCRQALTQLVEAQQEMMGAQSVPSGLLRISIPTTYGHHRILPLLPKFRALYPQVTVDIHISNRNIDFVAEGYDLAIRVRAQPDSTLIARLLEDAKLVVVASPAYLQRAGTPQTLEDLPAHECIQYELPSNGRRISWLFQADGKEREFAGEAGYSCSDDVLGGVTLAKHGAGLFQTYKFIVEQELANGSLVEVLQPYGGRSRPFTLLYPHGRYVPHRVRAFVDFLLEHRAEWAAL, from the coding sequence ATGAAGCGCCATTTCGAAGACTTGCAGTTGGGCAGCATCGAGCTGTTCTGCCTGGCCGCCGAGGCCAGCAGCTTTACCGCGGCCGCCCAGATAGCGGGCGTGACCCCGGCAGCGGTGAGTCGCAGCATTTCGCGGCTGGAAGAGCGCCTGGGCTCCCGGCTGTTTGTGCGCACCACCCGCAGCATTCGCCTGACCGATGGCGGCCGGACGTTTTTCGAGCAATGCCGCCAGGCCCTCACGCAACTGGTGGAAGCCCAGCAGGAAATGATGGGCGCGCAGTCGGTGCCCTCCGGGTTGTTGCGCATCAGCATCCCGACCACTTACGGCCATCACCGCATCCTGCCGCTGCTGCCGAAATTTCGCGCGCTGTACCCGCAGGTCACCGTGGATATTCACATCAGCAACCGCAACATCGATTTTGTCGCCGAAGGCTATGACCTGGCGATCCGCGTGCGCGCCCAGCCGGACTCGACGCTGATCGCGCGCTTGCTCGAAGACGCCAAGCTGGTGGTGGTTGCATCGCCGGCGTATCTGCAGCGCGCCGGCACGCCCCAGACCCTGGAGGATTTGCCGGCCCATGAGTGCATCCAGTACGAATTGCCGAGCAATGGGCGGCGCATTTCCTGGCTGTTCCAGGCCGATGGCAAGGAGCGGGAGTTTGCCGGCGAGGCCGGTTACAGCTGCTCCGACGATGTGCTGGGGGGCGTGACCCTGGCCAAGCATGGCGCCGGGCTGTTCCAGACCTACAAATTCATCGTCGAGCAAGAGCTGGCCAACGGCAGCCTGGTGGAGGTGTTGCAGCCTTACGGCGGACGTTCGCGGCCGTTTACCTTGCTGTATCCCCACGGCCGCTACGTGCCCCATCGGGTGCGGGCGTTTGTCGATTTTCTGCTGGAGCACCGTGCCGAGTGGGCGGCGCTGTAG
- a CDS encoding TetR/AcrR family transcriptional regulator, which produces MAQMGRPRTFDRDQAVEQAMHLFWQHGYDATSLSQLKAGLGGGISAPSFYAAFGSKDALFQECVQRYLATFAQVTECLWDDSLPPRQAIETALRQSARMQCEDSHPKGCMVALGVMSAPSPESAQVTHALTHSRERTRAGIVHCVERGISAGQLPAETNARAMATVYDSFLQGVSILARDGVEASAIDAAIGQLMLTWDVSAATAPPTRHGAPAENRQTPAPDGARSGRGDTAR; this is translated from the coding sequence ATGGCGCAGATGGGCCGCCCCCGCACCTTCGACCGCGACCAGGCCGTGGAACAGGCCATGCACCTGTTCTGGCAGCACGGTTACGACGCGACGTCCCTGAGCCAGTTGAAAGCCGGATTGGGTGGCGGCATCTCCGCGCCGAGTTTCTACGCCGCGTTCGGCTCCAAGGACGCGCTGTTCCAGGAGTGCGTGCAGCGTTATCTGGCGACGTTCGCCCAGGTCACCGAATGCTTGTGGGATGACAGCCTGCCGCCGCGCCAGGCCATCGAGACCGCGCTGCGCCAATCGGCGCGCATGCAGTGTGAAGACAGCCACCCCAAGGGCTGCATGGTGGCTTTGGGCGTGATGAGCGCACCCTCCCCCGAGAGCGCGCAAGTGACCCATGCGCTGACCCATTCGCGGGAGCGCACCCGGGCGGGCATCGTGCATTGCGTGGAGCGCGGCATCAGTGCCGGCCAGTTACCCGCCGAGACCAACGCCCGCGCGATGGCCACTGTCTACGACAGTTTTCTGCAGGGCGTGTCGATCCTCGCCCGGGATGGCGTGGAGGCCAGCGCCATCGACGCCGCAATCGGCCAGTTGATGCTGACCTGGGATGTGTCCGCCGCTACAGCGCCGCCCACTCGGCACGGTGCTCCAGCAGAAAATCGACAAACGCCCGCACCCGATGGGGCACGTAGCGGCCGTGGGGATACAGCAAGGTAA
- a CDS encoding MFS transporter, with amino-acid sequence MTPSTTLSADAVPDRLPIGALLALAMTGFICIVTETLPAGLLPLISDGLSISASMAGQMVTAYALGSVLAVIPLTIATRGWRRRNVLLLTIVGFLLFNSITALSSHYGLTLLARFLAGMAAGLAWSLLAGYARRMVAPHQQGKALALAMVGTPIALSLGVPLGTWLGGLVGWRTTFGIMSALTLVLIVWVLVKVPDYPGQSAHQRMPLRKVLTTPGVRPVLAVVIAWMLAHNILYTYIAPFVAPAGLVDRVDLVLLVFGVAALVGIWMTARLVDAALRNTVLVSLAAFAATCLAFGFLAQVQGVIYLGVAVWGLSFGGAATLLQTALADAAGDGADVALSLNVVAWNSAIAGSGVVGGVLLDTWGVASFPWAMLALLAVGFAIVWCARFHGFKPGHRAHGKPAVGGH; translated from the coding sequence GTGACCCCCTCAACCACCTTATCGGCAGACGCCGTCCCCGACCGCTTGCCCATCGGCGCCTTGCTCGCCCTGGCCATGACCGGCTTTATCTGCATCGTCACCGAAACCCTGCCGGCGGGCCTGTTGCCGCTGATCAGCGACGGCCTGTCGATTTCAGCGTCCATGGCCGGGCAGATGGTCACCGCGTATGCGCTGGGCTCGGTGCTGGCGGTGATCCCGCTGACTATCGCTACTCGCGGCTGGCGTCGGCGCAATGTGCTGCTGCTGACCATCGTCGGTTTTCTGCTGTTCAATTCCATCACCGCGCTGTCCTCCCACTACGGGCTGACGCTGCTGGCGCGGTTCCTCGCCGGGATGGCGGCGGGGCTGGCCTGGAGTTTGTTGGCCGGGTATGCGCGGCGCATGGTGGCGCCGCATCAACAGGGCAAGGCCTTGGCGCTGGCGATGGTGGGAACTCCGATTGCGTTGTCACTCGGGGTGCCGCTGGGCACCTGGCTGGGCGGGCTGGTGGGCTGGCGCACGACGTTCGGCATCATGTCGGCGCTGACGTTGGTATTGATTGTGTGGGTATTGGTGAAGGTGCCGGACTACCCCGGCCAGTCGGCCCATCAGCGCATGCCCCTGCGCAAGGTACTGACCACGCCGGGCGTGCGGCCGGTGCTGGCGGTGGTGATTGCCTGGATGCTCGCCCACAACATTCTCTACACCTACATCGCCCCGTTTGTGGCCCCGGCGGGGTTGGTGGACCGGGTGGACCTGGTGCTGTTGGTGTTTGGTGTGGCGGCACTGGTCGGGATTTGGATGACCGCCAGGTTGGTGGATGCAGCGCTGCGCAACACGGTGCTGGTGAGCCTGGCGGCCTTTGCGGCGACGTGCCTGGCGTTCGGTTTTCTGGCGCAGGTGCAGGGCGTGATTTACCTCGGCGTGGCGGTGTGGGGCTTGAGTTTCGGCGGCGCTGCGACGTTGCTGCAAACCGCATTGGCGGACGCGGCAGGCGATGGAGCAGACGTGGCACTGTCGCTGAACGTGGTGGCCTGGAACAGTGCGATTGCGGGAAGTGGTGTGGTCGGCGGAGTGTTGCTCGATACCTGGGGCGTGGCTTCTTTCCCATGGGCAATGTTGGCGCTGCTGGCGGTGGGCTTCGCGATTGTGTGGTGTGCGCGATTCCATGGCTTCAAGCCGGGGCACAGGGCACACGGCAAGCCTGCAGTGGGCGGGCACTGA
- a CDS encoding type 1 fimbrial protein — MRITRMSAIHVGLLFSLSGACMAASPAGQGVISFHGSIVEASCTPLAVANGMKLNNCPTSARGSAISVRSVAPVGSVTALDHSAVNVKLVADSGRGDRYYQQQYALVDGQGKPVTSGQYLITLTSP, encoded by the coding sequence ATGCGCATCACGAGAATGTCTGCAATCCATGTTGGCCTGTTGTTCAGCCTGTCCGGTGCCTGCATGGCCGCGAGTCCGGCGGGGCAGGGTGTCATCTCGTTTCACGGCAGCATCGTCGAGGCGTCTTGCACACCGCTCGCCGTGGCCAACGGGATGAAACTCAACAATTGCCCGACGTCCGCACGCGGCAGCGCCATCAGCGTGCGCAGCGTGGCACCGGTGGGCTCGGTCACGGCCCTCGATCACAGCGCCGTGAACGTGAAGCTGGTCGCCGACAGCGGCCGGGGAGACCGCTATTACCAGCAGCAATACGCGTTGGTGGATGGCCAAGGGAAGCCTGTGACCTCGGGGCAGTATCTGATTACGCTGACCTCGCCTTGA
- a CDS encoding DUF3144 domain-containing protein has protein sequence MPDTTDNGFYDRADAHIELSNEQFRAFADLGKVSASMMFGTTRFNAWVSARSFKSGEEMAQAREAMLKYFCDQYRMMLEDNLDDHINNFSQYMLVKAPE, from the coding sequence ATGCCAGACACCACCGACAACGGCTTCTATGATCGCGCGGACGCGCACATCGAGCTGTCCAACGAGCAGTTCAGGGCGTTCGCCGACCTGGGCAAAGTCAGCGCCTCGATGATGTTCGGCACCACACGCTTCAATGCCTGGGTCAGCGCACGCAGCTTTAAATCCGGCGAAGAAATGGCCCAGGCGCGTGAGGCGATGCTGAAGTATTTCTGTGATCAGTACCGGATGATGCTTGAGGATAATCTGGATGATCACATCAATAATTTCAGCCAGTACATGCTCGTCAAGGCACCTGAATAA
- a CDS encoding PQQ-dependent sugar dehydrogenase: MKHSSTLTLLSMALLLSACGGEADSTQARGPDPKLPEPQRGLLPSMKIAEPVAWGEQKPTVPEGFSVTAIATDLRIPRQTLVLPNGDILVAEGRGGSAAKLKPKDVIASVIKAEGNTKVKGGNRLTLLRDADGDGTYELKTVFAENLNAPYGLAFADGKLYVANQDALVRFDYEDGQTKASGPPTTVTDLPAAINHHWTKSLAISPDGRSLYVGIGSNSNITERGMEVEIDRAMVWQIDAATGAHKPYATGLRNPTALTIQPGSGQLWAVVNERDELGPDLVPDYLTSVREGEFYGWPYSYWGQNVDTRAQPQNPAKVAAAIKPDYSLGSHVAALGVDFSIPAMGEKYADGVFVGEHGSWNRDNPVGYKVIFVPFSNGRPAGEPLDFATGFRGTDGKTRGRPVGVTVDPKGALIIADDLANTVWRVTRNK; this comes from the coding sequence ATGAAGCATTCCAGCACGCTGACCCTGTTAAGCATGGCGCTGTTGTTGAGTGCCTGCGGTGGCGAAGCCGACAGCACTCAAGCCCGCGGCCCCGACCCAAAGCTGCCGGAACCTCAACGCGGCCTGTTGCCCAGCATGAAGATTGCTGAACCGGTGGCCTGGGGCGAGCAGAAACCCACCGTGCCTGAGGGTTTCAGCGTCACGGCCATCGCCACCGACCTGCGAATCCCGCGCCAGACCCTGGTGCTGCCCAACGGCGACATCCTCGTGGCCGAAGGCCGCGGCGGCAGTGCCGCGAAACTCAAGCCCAAGGATGTGATCGCCAGCGTGATCAAGGCCGAGGGCAACACCAAGGTCAAGGGCGGCAACCGCCTGACCCTGCTGCGCGATGCCGACGGTGACGGCACCTACGAGTTGAAAACCGTGTTCGCCGAAAACCTCAACGCGCCCTACGGCCTGGCCTTTGCCGACGGCAAGCTGTACGTGGCCAATCAGGATGCGCTGGTGCGCTTCGACTACGAAGACGGCCAAACCAAAGCCAGCGGCCCGCCCACCACCGTCACCGACCTGCCCGCCGCCATCAATCACCACTGGACCAAATCCCTGGCGATCAGCCCCGACGGCCGCTCGCTGTATGTCGGCATCGGCTCCAACAGCAACATCACCGAACGCGGCATGGAGGTCGAGATTGACCGGGCGATGGTCTGGCAGATCGACGCCGCCACCGGCGCCCACAAGCCTTATGCAACCGGCTTGCGCAACCCGACGGCATTGACCATTCAACCGGGCTCCGGGCAGTTGTGGGCGGTGGTCAACGAGCGGGATGAACTGGGCCCGGACCTGGTGCCGGATTATCTGACTTCGGTGCGCGAGGGCGAGTTTTACGGCTGGCCGTACAGCTACTGGGGCCAGAACGTCGACACCCGCGCCCAACCGCAGAACCCGGCCAAGGTCGCCGCCGCGATCAAGCCGGATTACAGCCTGGGTTCCCACGTCGCCGCGCTGGGCGTCGATTTTTCCATCCCGGCCATGGGCGAGAAATATGCCGACGGCGTCTTCGTCGGCGAGCACGGCAGCTGGAACCGGGACAATCCGGTGGGCTACAAGGTGATCTTCGTGCCGTTCAGCAACGGGCGGCCTGCGGGTGAACCGCTGGACTTCGCCACGGGCTTTCGTGGAACCGACGGCAAGACTCGCGGCCGGCCGGTGGGTGTCACGGTTGATCCGAAGGGTGCGCTGATCATTGCGGATGACCTGGCCAACACGGTGTGGCGGGTGACGCGCAATAAATAA
- a CDS encoding DUF2231 domain-containing protein, which translates to MTVTPALTRRSTPGPLHATLLAGTVPLFFGALLSDIAYYQTYQIQWSNFAAWLIAGGLVFCGLAWLFALVNLLRADRKAGRPTLYFLLLLITWGLGLVNAFEHAKDAWAVMPSGLGLSAIVTLLACVTTWVGLTNLRSGGDQ; encoded by the coding sequence GTGACCGTCACCCCCGCCCTCACCCGCCGCAGCACGCCAGGCCCGCTTCACGCGACCTTGCTTGCCGGTACTGTCCCGCTGTTTTTCGGCGCCCTGCTGAGTGACATTGCCTACTACCAGACCTACCAGATCCAATGGAGCAACTTCGCCGCCTGGCTGATCGCCGGTGGCCTGGTGTTCTGCGGACTGGCGTGGCTGTTTGCGCTGGTCAACCTGTTGCGGGCCGACCGCAAGGCCGGGCGCCCTACCCTGTACTTCCTGCTATTGCTGATCACCTGGGGGCTGGGGTTGGTCAATGCCTTTGAACATGCGAAGGATGCCTGGGCGGTGATGCCGTCGGGCCTGGGGCTGTCCGCGATCGTGACCCTGCTGGCCTGCGTGACCACGTGGGTCGGGCTGACCAACCTGCGTTCGGGAGGTGACCAATGA